A part of Streptantibioticus cattleyicolor NRRL 8057 = DSM 46488 genomic DNA contains:
- a CDS encoding glycosyltransferase, producing MRVLLTSWGSRGDVEPLAGLAVALREMGAGVRVCAPPDEEFAELLARAGVPLVPLGPTVRSVVAGPRPPTAEDAFRLAPELVAARFTTLGTAARGCDALLATGLMPAGARDVAEKLGIPYVLACFHTLGLPSQNVPPGSRPGRRSAPGETDNRVLWEQDAQRVNGLYREALNSHRTAIGLPPVDNVRDHVLTGRPWLAADATLCPSRGMTDLDVVQTGAWILPDDRPLPAGLAAFLDAGAPPVYVGFGSMAAHAPEGIARVAVEACRALGRRVVLARGWAGLSPVDDGDDCFVVGEVNQQALFRRVAAVVHHGGAGTTTTAARAGAPQVVVPRIADQPYWASRAAELGIGAAHYDRTPTVGSLSAALATALTDETRARAKAVAGTIRPDGAMVAAKLLLDAAGRNAG from the coding sequence GTGCGGGTGTTGTTGACGTCGTGGGGGTCGCGCGGGGACGTGGAGCCGCTGGCCGGGCTGGCGGTGGCGTTGCGGGAGATGGGCGCGGGGGTGCGGGTGTGCGCGCCGCCGGACGAGGAGTTCGCGGAGTTGCTGGCGCGTGCCGGTGTGCCGTTGGTGCCGCTCGGGCCGACGGTGCGTTCGGTGGTCGCCGGCCCGAGGCCGCCGACGGCGGAGGACGCGTTCCGGCTCGCCCCGGAGCTGGTCGCGGCGCGGTTCACCACGCTCGGCACGGCGGCGCGGGGGTGTGACGCGTTGCTGGCGACGGGCCTGATGCCGGCCGGCGCACGGGACGTGGCCGAGAAACTGGGCATCCCCTACGTGCTCGCCTGCTTCCACACCCTGGGGCTGCCGTCACAAAACGTCCCTCCCGGGTCGCGGCCGGGCAGGCGGTCCGCGCCGGGCGAGACCGACAACCGGGTGCTGTGGGAGCAGGACGCCCAGCGGGTGAACGGCTTGTACCGCGAGGCGCTCAACAGCCATCGGACGGCGATCGGCCTGCCGCCGGTGGACAACGTGCGCGACCACGTCCTCACCGGCCGGCCGTGGCTGGCGGCGGACGCGACGTTGTGTCCGTCGCGGGGCATGACGGATCTCGACGTCGTGCAGACCGGGGCGTGGATCCTGCCCGACGACCGTCCGCTCCCGGCGGGGCTGGCGGCGTTCCTCGACGCGGGGGCGCCGCCGGTGTACGTGGGCTTCGGCAGCATGGCCGCGCACGCCCCGGAGGGCATCGCCCGGGTGGCCGTCGAAGCGTGCCGGGCGCTCGGCCGCCGCGTCGTCCTGGCCCGTGGCTGGGCGGGGCTGTCCCCGGTCGACGACGGTGACGACTGCTTCGTGGTCGGGGAGGTCAACCAGCAGGCGCTGTTCCGCCGGGTGGCCGCCGTCGTGCACCACGGCGGGGCGGGCACCACGACGACGGCCGCCCGGGCCGGCGCGCCCCAGGTGGTGGTCCCCCGGATCGCGGACCAGCCGTATTGGGCCTCCCGGGCGGCCGAGTTGGGCATCGGCGCCGCCCACTACGACAGGACACCGACCGTCGGTTCCCTGTCCGCCGCGCTCGCCACGGCCCTGACCGACGAGACCCGCGCGCGGGCGAAGGCCGTGGCCGGCACCATCCGCCCCGACGGCGCGATGGTGGCCGCGAAGCTGCTCCTCGACGCGGCCGGCCGGAACGCCGGGTGA
- a CDS encoding helix-turn-helix transcriptional regulator: protein MDVREFGEFLRSRRDRVRPGEVGLPVGARRRVPGLRRDEVAVLAGASVDYYNQLEQGRGAQPSEQMVAALARALRLTEDERNYLYFLAGRPVPPRHSLSAHVHPGMLDLLERLPGTPAAVITDLHATLVQNRLATALLGPVSEAKGREAGFVHRWFTDPQARARYHPDEHDHQSRVFVADLRAVAARRGGDEEVTGLVGELLSVSAEFADLWARHEVAVRRADRKRLIHPELGVLELDCLSLLSEDGSQRLLWFTAPVGGDAAEKLALLDVLGSQEVTTGDHRVG, encoded by the coding sequence ATGGACGTGCGTGAGTTCGGTGAGTTCCTCAGGTCACGGCGTGACCGCGTCCGCCCCGGTGAGGTGGGGTTGCCGGTGGGGGCGCGGCGGCGGGTCCCGGGACTGCGCAGGGACGAGGTGGCCGTGCTGGCCGGCGCGTCGGTCGACTACTACAACCAGCTCGAGCAGGGCCGTGGCGCGCAGCCGTCGGAACAGATGGTGGCGGCGCTGGCCCGCGCGCTCCGGCTCACCGAGGACGAGCGGAACTATCTGTACTTCCTGGCCGGCCGCCCGGTCCCGCCACGGCACAGCCTCTCCGCGCACGTCCACCCGGGCATGCTCGACCTGCTGGAACGGCTGCCCGGCACACCCGCGGCGGTCATCACCGACCTGCACGCCACCCTCGTCCAGAACCGCCTCGCCACCGCGCTCCTCGGCCCGGTCAGCGAGGCCAAGGGCCGCGAGGCCGGCTTCGTCCACCGCTGGTTCACCGATCCCCAGGCCCGCGCCCGCTACCACCCGGACGAGCACGACCACCAGTCCCGGGTCTTCGTCGCCGACCTTCGCGCCGTGGCGGCCCGGCGCGGCGGGGACGAGGAGGTGACCGGTCTCGTCGGTGAACTGCTGTCGGTGAGCGCGGAGTTCGCCGACCTGTGGGCACGCCACGAGGTCGCCGTGCGCCGGGCCGACCGCAAGCGCCTGATCCACCCGGAACTCGGCGTCCTCGAACTGGACTGCCTCAGCCTGCTCAGCGAGGACGGCAGCCAACGCCTGCTGTGGTTCACCGCACCGGTCGGCGGCGACGCGGCCGAGAAGCTCGCGCTGCTCGACGTCCTGGGCAGCCAGGAGGTCACCACCGGCGACCACCGCGTCGGCTGA
- a CDS encoding serine hydrolase domain-containing protein: MSIPFSVQGPDRPELRQAIEEIVASGFLGVQLRVNDERGEWVGGAGARRLEGDTAPLTDGHFRIGSSTKSFVATTVLMLVAEGRIGLDAPAADHLPGFGLDRRITVRMLLQHTSGVFNHTGELHEDGTFAPGVPWRGKEWVDNRFRTYLPDELVRLSLSRPARFAPGTGWSYANTNYVLARMVVEQVTGVPFAEELRRLVLEPLGMTGTVAPGTSPEVPEPHHHGYYRYEDAGRERTVDVTRHNPSWVSAGGDMISTTRDLHTYFAALMGGKLLPAALLAEMRTPDPRAGYGLGVFVQDTGARGGVIYHHNGATIGSAALMYSSPDGGTTLTAGLNHVDDADVSIAAAFHGAQQRLVGAVFGGGHAGPGHEA; the protein is encoded by the coding sequence ATGTCCATCCCCTTTTCCGTCCAGGGTCCGGACCGCCCGGAGTTGCGGCAGGCGATCGAGGAGATCGTCGCCTCCGGTTTCCTCGGGGTGCAGTTGCGGGTGAACGACGAGCGGGGCGAGTGGGTCGGCGGCGCGGGGGCACGCCGACTCGAGGGCGACACGGCACCGTTGACCGACGGCCACTTCCGCATCGGCAGCAGCACCAAGAGCTTCGTCGCCACCACGGTGCTCATGCTGGTGGCCGAAGGCAGGATCGGCCTGGACGCCCCGGCCGCCGACCACCTGCCCGGCTTCGGACTGGACCGGCGGATCACGGTCCGGATGCTGCTCCAGCACACCAGCGGTGTCTTCAACCACACCGGCGAGCTCCACGAGGACGGTACCTTCGCGCCCGGCGTCCCCTGGCGTGGCAAGGAATGGGTGGACAACCGGTTCCGCACCTACCTCCCCGACGAGCTGGTACGGCTGTCGTTGTCCAGGCCGGCGAGGTTCGCGCCGGGCACCGGCTGGAGTTACGCCAACACCAACTACGTTCTCGCCCGGATGGTGGTCGAGCAGGTCACCGGCGTTCCGTTCGCCGAGGAGCTGCGCCGGCTGGTCCTGGAGCCGCTGGGGATGACCGGCACCGTGGCACCGGGCACCTCACCGGAGGTCCCCGAGCCGCACCACCACGGCTACTACCGCTACGAGGACGCCGGGCGGGAGAGGACGGTCGACGTCACCCGTCACAACCCCTCCTGGGTTTCGGCCGGCGGCGACATGATCTCGACCACCCGGGATCTGCACACCTACTTCGCCGCGCTGATGGGCGGCAAGCTCCTGCCGGCCGCACTGCTCGCCGAGATGCGCACGCCCGATCCCCGCGCCGGCTACGGCCTGGGGGTGTTCGTCCAGGACACGGGGGCGCGCGGCGGCGTGATCTACCACCACAACGGCGCCACCATCGGCTCCGCGGCGCTGATGTACAGCTCACCCGACGGCGGCACGACCCTGACCGCCGGGCTGAACCACGTGGACGACGCCGACGTGTCCATAGCGGCGGCGTTCCACGGCGCCCAACAACGTCTGGTCGGCGCGGTGTTCGGCGGTGGCCACGCCGGGCCCGGGCACGAGGCATGA
- a CDS encoding NADP-dependent oxidoreductase produces the protein MKALRYTAYGVRPVLHDIPVPEPGPGEVLVRVAGAALNPLDVKIGTGSMRDFFPVTLPSVVGTDLAGTVERTGPRVTGWSAGDAVIARTDPTVGGAVAEYALVPATALAAAPVTVPLDRAACLATAAGTAWQAVVETAEVKPGQTVLVHGGAGAVGGFAVQFARRAGARVVTTVSPAGAEIAARLGAHQVIDYTTTDFRPEVSGADVVIDPVGGDTEAASLAVLRPSGLLIGVNVPPDAERAAERGVRAEFLFHRSDAGRLAKVVAEADAGLEIVIGRTVPLAEAAEAFDHLATGQVKGKVVVRP, from the coding sequence ATGAAGGCACTGCGTTACACCGCGTACGGCGTCCGACCGGTCCTGCACGACATCCCGGTGCCGGAACCGGGGCCGGGCGAGGTCCTGGTCCGGGTCGCCGGGGCCGCCCTCAACCCGCTGGACGTCAAGATCGGCACCGGTTCGATGCGGGACTTCTTCCCGGTCACCCTGCCCTCGGTGGTGGGCACCGACCTCGCCGGAACCGTCGAGCGGACCGGGCCGCGGGTGACCGGCTGGAGCGCCGGGGACGCGGTGATCGCCCGCACCGATCCCACGGTGGGCGGCGCCGTCGCCGAGTACGCCCTCGTCCCCGCCACCGCCCTCGCCGCGGCCCCGGTCACGGTCCCGCTCGACCGCGCCGCCTGCCTGGCGACCGCGGCGGGCACCGCGTGGCAGGCGGTGGTCGAGACGGCGGAGGTCAAGCCCGGGCAGACGGTGCTCGTCCATGGCGGCGCCGGGGCCGTCGGCGGCTTCGCCGTCCAGTTCGCGCGCAGGGCGGGCGCCCGCGTCGTCACCACCGTCTCACCGGCCGGCGCCGAGATCGCCGCCAGGCTCGGCGCCCACCAGGTGATCGACTACACCACCACCGACTTCCGCCCCGAGGTCTCCGGCGCGGACGTGGTCATCGACCCGGTCGGCGGTGACACCGAGGCCGCCTCCCTCGCCGTCCTGCGCCCGTCCGGCCTGCTCATCGGCGTCAACGTGCCGCCGGACGCCGAGCGCGCCGCCGAACGCGGGGTCCGCGCCGAGTTCCTCTTCCACCGGTCCGACGCCGGCCGCCTCGCCAAGGTCGTCGCCGAAGCCGACGCGGGGCTGGAGATCGTCATCGGCCGGACGGTTCCGCTGGCCGAGGCCGCCGAGGCGTTCGACCACCTCGCCACGGGCCAGGTCAAGGGCAAGGTCGTCGTGCGGCCGTAA
- a CDS encoding helix-turn-helix transcriptional regulator yields MRQPQDQRRELAAFLRSRRERLTPDQVGLPSTGRRRTPGLRREELALLAGISATWYTYLEQGRDIRASDQVLDALATALRLDRPERDHLFRLAGHTSTATAGEPEPLTPEVAAVPHLLQPQPAYVIGNDYDVLSHNKAAADLFPNLTTAADRTPNLARWTFLDPAARDVVVDWETEARGLLARLRTLTARHPGHPRYTQLIDELKAGSPQVRAWWPRYDVQVRHSGRKRLRRPGGETVEFAYTAFHLADQPELTLVIYTEARQPAR; encoded by the coding sequence ATGCGGCAACCGCAGGATCAACGCCGTGAGCTGGCCGCTTTCCTCCGCAGCCGCCGGGAACGGCTCACCCCGGACCAGGTGGGGTTGCCGAGCACCGGCCGGCGCCGGACGCCGGGGCTGCGCCGGGAGGAGCTGGCGCTGCTCGCCGGGATCAGCGCGACCTGGTACACGTACCTGGAGCAGGGCCGGGACATCCGCGCCTCGGACCAGGTGCTCGACGCCCTCGCCACGGCACTGCGGCTCGACCGTCCCGAGCGCGACCACCTCTTCCGCCTCGCCGGGCACACCTCCACCGCCACCGCCGGGGAACCCGAACCGCTCACCCCGGAAGTCGCGGCCGTCCCGCACCTCCTCCAGCCGCAGCCCGCCTACGTCATCGGCAACGACTACGACGTCCTCAGCCACAACAAGGCAGCCGCCGACCTGTTCCCGAACCTCACCACGGCGGCGGACCGGACGCCGAACCTCGCCCGCTGGACGTTCCTCGACCCCGCCGCCCGGGACGTCGTGGTCGACTGGGAAACCGAGGCACGCGGCCTCCTCGCCCGGCTGCGCACCCTCACCGCCCGCCACCCCGGCCACCCCCGGTACACACAACTCATCGACGAGCTGAAGGCAGGCAGCCCGCAGGTGCGTGCCTGGTGGCCGCGGTACGACGTACAGGTCCGGCACAGCGGACGCAAACGGCTGCGGCGCCCGGGCGGTGAGACCGTGGAGTTCGCCTACACCGCGTTCCACCTGGCCGACCAACCCGAACTGACCCTGGTGATCTACACCGAGGCGCGGCAGCCGGCGCGGTGA
- a CDS encoding ester cyclase codes for MTDTIDKLIGTFYEAFSGRPELLDGIVADDWDDIPADPGQPPGRAGATPLIEGITKAFDGFHIVVHQIVDGRGADGDGFVAVRGQMRGVHTGEMFGVAPTGREVGVRIHEFHEVRAGRIVRTWHLEDWLDWFRQVDADPAR; via the coding sequence ATGACGGACACCATCGACAAGCTGATCGGCACCTTCTACGAGGCGTTCAGCGGCCGGCCAGAACTGCTCGACGGCATCGTCGCCGACGACTGGGACGACATCCCGGCGGACCCCGGTCAGCCGCCGGGACGTGCCGGGGCCACCCCGCTCATCGAGGGGATCACCAAGGCGTTCGACGGCTTCCACATCGTGGTGCACCAGATCGTCGACGGGCGGGGCGCCGACGGCGACGGCTTCGTCGCCGTCCGCGGGCAGATGCGGGGTGTGCACACCGGCGAGATGTTCGGTGTCGCGCCGACCGGCCGCGAAGTCGGCGTCCGCATCCACGAGTTCCACGAGGTCCGCGCCGGACGCATCGTCCGCACCTGGCACCTGGAGGACTGGCTCGACTGGTTCCGGCAGGTCGACGCCGACCCCGCCCGCTGA
- a CDS encoding alpha/beta fold hydrolase — translation MTETPLSGSVFVLVHGAWHSSAQWAPTQRALAALGAASVAVDLPGHGFDAPLPSGYLRPGQPGLSTERSPLAAVTMDDCAEAVLDTLRRSRRYRDVVLVSHSAGGGPASLAAERAPELVDRIVYVSAFVPGGRPRFFDYLGAPENATALGGGLTLGDPEALGAVRINPLSPDPGYVEELRRTHYHDTPADRFDRWRHALTPDLPWAVPTTPVTLTARRWGRLRRTYLRCADDRALAPAAQDLMVAEADRAFPADPFTVRTLPGSHSPFAARPDDLAAALVA, via the coding sequence ATGACCGAAACCCCTTTGTCCGGCAGCGTTTTCGTCCTCGTGCACGGCGCCTGGCACAGCTCCGCGCAGTGGGCGCCGACACAGCGCGCACTGGCCGCGCTCGGCGCGGCGAGCGTTGCCGTCGACCTGCCCGGGCACGGCTTCGACGCGCCGCTGCCCAGCGGATACCTGCGGCCCGGCCAGCCCGGCCTGTCGACCGAGAGGTCGCCGCTCGCCGCCGTGACGATGGACGACTGCGCCGAGGCCGTGCTGGACACGCTGCGCCGGTCGCGCCGTTACCGCGACGTCGTGCTCGTCTCGCACAGCGCGGGCGGCGGTCCGGCGTCGCTGGCCGCGGAGCGGGCGCCCGAACTGGTCGACCGGATCGTCTACGTGTCGGCGTTCGTGCCCGGCGGACGTCCGCGGTTCTTCGACTACCTCGGCGCGCCGGAGAACGCCACCGCGCTGGGCGGCGGCCTCACCCTCGGCGATCCCGAGGCGCTGGGCGCGGTGCGGATCAATCCGCTCTCCCCGGACCCCGGTTACGTCGAGGAGTTGCGGCGGACGCACTACCACGACACGCCCGCGGACCGCTTCGACCGCTGGCGTCACGCGCTCACCCCCGATCTGCCGTGGGCGGTCCCGACGACCCCGGTGACCCTGACCGCTCGGCGCTGGGGACGCCTCCGGCGGACGTATCTGCGCTGCGCCGATGACCGGGCGCTGGCCCCGGCCGCGCAGGATCTGATGGTCGCCGAAGCCGACCGGGCGTTCCCCGCCGACCCGTTCACCGTCCGGACCCTTCCCGGCAGCCACAGCCCGTTCGCGGCCCGGCCGGACGACCTCGCGGCGGCGCTGGTGGCGTGA
- a CDS encoding DUF4232 domain-containing protein encodes MGITRKTAVIAAVTVLAGATGAGLAQAAPPTGGHQAPSACRPANHTAKVTVDRPSAGHRHYRVTLTAARGYEPCQLAGSPTGVRFYHHGALDGVTAGHYGQQNKKVTFGPGHPVHFDIQVPNSPGGARAERTTFTLKAPGGVIPGESSASGPLTVDFGTVVGPVQPGA; translated from the coding sequence ATGGGCATCACTCGGAAGACCGCCGTCATCGCCGCCGTCACCGTGCTGGCGGGCGCGACAGGGGCGGGGTTGGCGCAGGCGGCGCCGCCCACGGGCGGCCATCAGGCGCCCTCCGCCTGCCGTCCGGCGAACCACACCGCCAAGGTCACGGTCGACCGCCCCTCCGCCGGGCACCGCCACTACCGGGTCACCCTGACCGCGGCGCGCGGGTACGAGCCGTGCCAGCTGGCCGGGTCGCCGACCGGCGTGCGCTTCTACCACCACGGTGCGCTCGACGGGGTCACCGCCGGCCACTACGGTCAGCAGAACAAGAAGGTGACGTTCGGCCCGGGCCACCCGGTGCACTTCGACATCCAGGTGCCCAACTCGCCCGGCGGTGCCCGCGCCGAGCGGACGACCTTCACCCTCAAGGCTCCGGGCGGGGTGATCCCCGGTGAGTCCTCCGCCTCCGGCCCGCTCACCGTCGACTTCGGTACCGTCGTCGGCCCGGTCCAGCCGGGGGCCTGA
- a CDS encoding SDR family oxidoreductase: MTDTRTTAHHPLDKVVAITGAGSGIGRATALALAERGATVVLGARNADRVEQVAAGIRENGGRAVAVPTDVRRRADLVRLTDTAVSAFGRLDVLVNNAGIGPISPLEDLRVDEWDDMIDVNLRGVLHGIAAALPVFRRRRAGHLVTVASTAAYRTAPGQAVYAATKTAVRTVCEGLRQEVGDLRVTIVSPGFVHTDFVNAVADPDARAAMTARRDAIAMDPIAIADAIAYAIAQPDQIDVNEIVVRPTAQR, from the coding sequence ATGACAGACACCCGCACCACGGCACACCACCCCCTGGACAAGGTCGTCGCCATCACCGGTGCCGGCAGCGGCATCGGCCGGGCCACCGCCCTCGCCCTGGCCGAACGCGGAGCCACGGTCGTCCTCGGCGCCCGCAACGCCGACCGCGTCGAGCAAGTCGCCGCCGGCATCCGGGAAAACGGCGGCCGTGCCGTCGCCGTGCCCACCGACGTACGCCGCCGCGCGGACCTCGTCCGCCTCACCGACACCGCAGTGAGCGCATTCGGCCGCCTCGACGTGCTGGTCAACAACGCCGGGATCGGGCCCATCTCCCCACTGGAGGACCTGCGCGTCGACGAATGGGACGACATGATCGACGTCAACCTGCGCGGCGTCCTGCACGGCATCGCCGCCGCCCTCCCCGTCTTCCGCCGCCGCCGGGCAGGACACCTCGTCACCGTGGCCTCGACCGCCGCCTACCGCACCGCCCCCGGCCAGGCCGTCTACGCCGCCACCAAGACAGCCGTCCGCACCGTCTGCGAAGGACTGCGTCAGGAAGTCGGCGACCTGCGCGTCACCATCGTCTCCCCGGGCTTCGTCCACACCGACTTCGTCAACGCGGTCGCCGACCCCGACGCCCGCGCCGCCATGACGGCCCGCCGCGACGCCATCGCCATGGACCCCATCGCGATCGCGGACGCCATCGCCTACGCGATCGCCCAGCCGGACCAGATCGACGTCAACGAGATCGTGGTACGGCCCACCGCCCAACGGTGA
- a CDS encoding LysR family transcriptional regulator, with translation MEARHLRYAVALAGHQHFGRAARALGIAQPPLSKQIADLEREVGARLFDRTRHGVFPTAAGEAFLTRARRALDEIAAATVDAGRAARGETGRLRLGFIASALLEPLPAVLGRFGREHPDVRLELHEMATSRSTAALVAGELDVAVTLGPPRGAGAEHLVSVPIGHDHLVAVVSTAHPYAGRPSVGVGQLRRQPLIVSAGEDEPAVAAGLLALLGRDSTALAGATVARDVHTIIGLAACGVGVGLGPSRMLAAPRPGTWFCEVTPRTSLPDLVLSFAARDDSPVLSAFLDTVRVNCPDVGAALDHRIRPRPTRLAGT, from the coding sequence ATGGAAGCGCGCCACCTGCGGTACGCGGTCGCCCTCGCCGGACACCAGCACTTCGGCCGGGCGGCCCGAGCCCTCGGGATCGCCCAGCCGCCGCTGTCCAAGCAGATCGCCGACCTGGAACGCGAGGTCGGCGCCCGGCTCTTCGACCGCACCCGGCACGGGGTGTTCCCGACGGCCGCGGGGGAGGCGTTCCTCACCCGGGCCCGCCGGGCGCTCGACGAGATCGCGGCGGCCACGGTCGACGCGGGCCGGGCCGCGCGCGGCGAGACGGGCCGTCTGCGGCTGGGCTTCATCGCCTCGGCGCTGCTCGAACCCCTCCCGGCCGTGCTGGGCCGGTTCGGTCGCGAACACCCCGACGTCCGGCTGGAACTCCATGAAATGGCGACCAGCCGCAGCACCGCCGCCCTGGTCGCCGGGGAACTCGACGTGGCCGTCACCCTCGGCCCGCCACGCGGTGCCGGTGCCGAACACCTCGTCTCGGTACCGATCGGACACGACCACCTCGTCGCCGTCGTGAGCACCGCCCACCCCTACGCGGGCCGGCCGTCGGTCGGTGTCGGCCAGTTGCGGCGGCAGCCGCTGATCGTGTCGGCGGGTGAGGACGAACCCGCCGTGGCCGCCGGACTGCTCGCCTTGCTGGGCCGGGACTCCACCGCCCTGGCCGGCGCGACCGTCGCCCGGGACGTGCACACCATCATCGGCCTCGCCGCCTGTGGTGTGGGCGTCGGTCTGGGACCGTCGCGGATGCTGGCGGCTCCGCGGCCGGGAACCTGGTTCTGCGAGGTCACCCCGCGTACGTCCCTGCCCGATCTGGTGCTCTCCTTCGCCGCCCGGGACGACTCCCCGGTGCTGAGCGCGTTCCTCGACACCGTCCGCGTCAACTGCCCCGACGTCGGCGCCGCCCTCGACCACCGGATCCGCCCGCGTCCCACACGGCTCGCGGGCACCTGA
- a CDS encoding arylsulfotransferase family protein yields MPKRLRSARVLVTAVASMAAGLLPAASASAAAGAAAHGSAAGALPLAPLSVTVQHADAHRGDLFVAPNGVPGRYASGVEILSPDGRHVVWSHTLPQGTQAADFRAQTYHGEPVLTWWQGTGLGALASGVDVVYDRHYRKVAEVRAGNGYTADGHEFLITRHNTALILAYAKRTADLRAIGGPADQQVIDGVVQEIDIPTGKVLFQWKAADHVPYAQSKQPLPKSATSPWDWFHINAVKEDTDGNLLIDARNTWTTYKADRRGGRVLWQLGGKHSSFTLRTAFGQKLDDAGEFFAWQHDPEPLGDGRYTVFDNESAGVANTGAGAVSELPYSRVVTFRLDPRTHRATLLRTDDQPTGLSATSQGNAQPLPGGHTLVGWGSLPYLSEFSPTGKLLFHARFPEGVNTYRAYRFDWR; encoded by the coding sequence ATGCCCAAGAGACTTCGGTCTGCCCGCGTACTGGTCACCGCTGTGGCCTCGATGGCCGCCGGTCTGCTGCCGGCCGCTTCCGCTTCGGCCGCTGCCGGTGCCGCCGCCCACGGTTCCGCCGCGGGGGCGCTGCCGCTCGCGCCGCTGAGCGTCACGGTCCAGCACGCCGATGCCCACCGCGGTGACCTGTTCGTCGCGCCCAACGGCGTTCCCGGGCGGTACGCGTCCGGGGTGGAGATCCTGAGCCCGGACGGCAGGCACGTCGTCTGGTCGCACACCCTGCCGCAGGGGACGCAGGCGGCGGACTTCCGGGCCCAGACCTACCACGGCGAGCCCGTACTGACCTGGTGGCAGGGGACCGGCCTGGGGGCGTTGGCCAGCGGCGTCGACGTCGTCTACGACCGGCACTACCGGAAGGTCGCCGAGGTGCGCGCCGGCAACGGCTACACGGCCGACGGCCACGAGTTCCTGATCACCCGTCACAACACCGCGTTGATCCTCGCCTACGCCAAGCGCACCGCCGATCTGCGGGCCATCGGCGGGCCCGCCGACCAGCAGGTGATCGACGGTGTGGTGCAGGAGATCGACATCCCCACCGGCAAGGTGCTCTTCCAGTGGAAGGCCGCCGACCACGTCCCGTACGCGCAGAGCAAGCAGCCGCTGCCGAAGTCGGCGACGTCCCCGTGGGACTGGTTCCACATCAACGCCGTCAAGGAGGACACCGACGGCAACCTGCTGATCGACGCCCGCAACACCTGGACGACGTACAAGGCGGACCGGCGCGGCGGCCGGGTGCTGTGGCAACTGGGCGGCAAACACAGCTCGTTCACGCTGCGCACGGCGTTTGGGCAGAAGCTCGACGACGCGGGCGAGTTCTTCGCCTGGCAGCACGATCCCGAGCCGCTGGGTGACGGCCGCTACACCGTCTTCGACAACGAGTCGGCGGGCGTGGCCAACACCGGCGCGGGAGCCGTGAGCGAACTGCCCTACAGCCGTGTCGTGACGTTCCGCCTCGATCCGCGCACCCACCGGGCGACCCTGCTGCGCACCGACGACCAGCCCACCGGCCTCAGCGCCACCTCACAGGGCAACGCCCAACCCCTGCCCGGCGGTCACACCCTGGTCGGCTGGGGTTCCCTCCCCTACCTCTCCGAGTTCTCGCCCACCGGCAAGCTCCTCTTCCACGCCCGCTTCCCCGAGGGTGTCAACACCTACCGCGCGTACCGCTTCGACTGGCGCTGA
- a CDS encoding MerR family transcriptional regulator translates to MTNGVTIGQAAAFVGVTVKTVRHYHKLGLVEEAERDGSGYRRYGSADLLRLVRVRTLAAAGVPLAEIGSLLDAGAERFAAALADVERRLTDRIAELAARRDTLHRLAEGDRALLPDRACAVLDRMPGLGFGPDYVAAQREALVLARALVPEGFEGFLTQLENGLDDPGFVDLAKRGWEAESWDPDDPRIEELAIAMADHYLANPALLGDPASLRAWARASAQYRLINHHRADQAPVSARLTALTEARLRAAGVPAPRP, encoded by the coding sequence ATGACCAACGGAGTCACGATCGGGCAGGCGGCGGCGTTCGTCGGCGTCACGGTGAAGACAGTGCGGCACTACCACAAGCTCGGCCTGGTAGAGGAGGCGGAACGGGACGGCTCCGGTTACCGGCGTTACGGATCGGCCGACCTGCTGCGTCTGGTGCGGGTACGGACGCTGGCCGCCGCCGGGGTGCCGCTGGCCGAGATCGGGTCCCTGCTCGACGCCGGCGCCGAGCGGTTCGCCGCCGCCCTCGCCGACGTCGAGCGGCGGCTGACCGACCGGATCGCGGAGTTGGCCGCGCGCCGCGACACGCTGCACCGGCTCGCCGAGGGCGACCGGGCCCTGCTGCCCGACCGGGCGTGCGCCGTCCTCGACCGGATGCCCGGCCTCGGCTTCGGCCCCGACTACGTCGCCGCGCAACGCGAAGCGCTGGTGCTGGCCCGGGCGCTGGTGCCGGAGGGGTTCGAGGGCTTCCTGACCCAGCTGGAGAACGGGCTCGACGACCCCGGTTTCGTGGACCTGGCCAAACGCGGCTGGGAGGCGGAGAGTTGGGACCCGGACGACCCGAGGATCGAGGAACTGGCGATCGCGATGGCCGACCACTACCTCGCCAACCCCGCGCTGCTGGGGGACCCCGCCAGCCTGCGGGCATGGGCCAGGGCCTCCGCCCAGTACCGGCTGATCAACCACCACCGCGCGGACCAGGCACCGGTCTCGGCCCGGCTGACCGCGCTCACCGAGGCCAGGCTCCGCGCCGCCGGCGTGCCCGCCCCCCGTCCATGA